One genomic region from Solwaraspora sp. WMMD792 encodes:
- a CDS encoding alpha/beta hydrolase, whose amino-acid sequence MRPTIMSGARPVPGFVTRLCLTVALVAVAGVAAAAPAQAQTNPYQRGPAPTHAILEASRGPFATSQQSVSSLVSGFDGGVIYYPTTTSEGTFGAVAISPGYTASWSSLAWLGPRIASHGFVVIGIETESRFDQPGSRGRQLLAALDYLVDRSPVRTRIDPDRLAVAGHSMGGGGSLEAAVDRPSLRAAVPIAPWNTDKTWTTVAVPTLIVGGEYDTIAPVYSHAKPFYDSIPAWTEKAYLELNGEGHLFPQVPNTELAKQGVAWLKRFVDDDTRYTQFLCPGPSGLAIEEYRSTCPF is encoded by the coding sequence ATGCGTCCCACCATCATGAGCGGTGCGCGTCCCGTCCCGGGCTTCGTGACCCGGCTCTGCCTGACCGTCGCGTTGGTTGCCGTCGCGGGTGTCGCGGCGGCCGCCCCGGCGCAGGCGCAGACCAATCCGTACCAGCGCGGCCCGGCACCCACGCACGCGATCCTGGAGGCCAGCCGCGGCCCGTTCGCCACCAGCCAGCAGTCGGTCTCGTCGCTGGTCAGCGGCTTCGACGGCGGGGTCATCTACTACCCGACGACCACCAGTGAGGGAACCTTCGGCGCGGTCGCCATCTCGCCCGGCTACACCGCGAGCTGGTCGAGTCTTGCCTGGCTCGGCCCGCGGATCGCCTCGCATGGTTTCGTGGTCATCGGCATCGAGACCGAGAGCCGGTTCGACCAGCCGGGCAGCCGGGGTCGCCAGCTGCTGGCCGCGCTCGACTACCTGGTCGACCGGAGCCCGGTGCGGACCCGGATCGACCCTGACCGGCTCGCGGTGGCTGGTCACTCCATGGGCGGCGGGGGCAGCCTGGAGGCCGCCGTCGACCGGCCGTCGCTGCGGGCCGCGGTGCCGATCGCACCGTGGAACACGGACAAGACCTGGACCACCGTCGCAGTGCCGACGCTGATCGTCGGCGGCGAGTACGACACGATCGCCCCGGTCTACAGCCACGCGAAGCCCTTCTACGACTCGATCCCGGCCTGGACGGAGAAGGCGTACCTGGAGCTGAACGGCGAGGGGCATCTCTTCCCACAGGTCCCGAACACCGAGCTGGCCAAGCAGGGGGTGGCCTGGCTGAAGCGCTTCGTGGACGACGACACCCGGTACACGCAGTTCCTCTGCCCGGGGCCGTCCGGTCTGGCGATCGAGGAGTACCGCAGCACCTGTCCCTTCTGA
- a CDS encoding ABC transporter ATP-binding protein — MGRGLGLRNVGVRFGGLTALDDVSLDVPPGTVIGVIGPNGAGKTTLFNVVCGFVSPDVGTMTLDGQPFRPRPHRLTRLGIARTLQGTGLFAGLTVLENVMTGANHRARTGFLAALFALPRADRDERRLRAEALDTLDRLGVAAHAARLPGTLPFAVRQRVALARALVARPRLLLLDEPAGGLGDEDVRQLADLIRDLPGQAVDPCAVLLVEHHMDLVMSTCDQVVVLDFGRVVATGTPEQVRAAPAVVEAYLGAAVDDPALTSGPRSAAAPQPPATADGR; from the coding sequence ATGGGACGAGGACTCGGACTGCGAAACGTCGGGGTGCGCTTCGGTGGGCTCACCGCCCTCGACGACGTCTCCCTCGACGTGCCGCCCGGCACCGTGATCGGGGTGATCGGCCCGAACGGCGCAGGTAAGACCACCCTGTTCAACGTCGTCTGTGGATTCGTGTCGCCGGACGTCGGCACGATGACCCTGGACGGGCAGCCGTTCCGGCCCCGCCCGCACCGGCTCACCCGACTCGGGATCGCCCGCACCCTGCAGGGCACCGGACTCTTCGCCGGGCTCACCGTCCTGGAGAACGTGATGACCGGGGCCAACCACCGCGCCCGGACCGGCTTCCTCGCCGCCCTGTTCGCACTGCCCCGGGCCGACCGTGACGAACGGCGGCTGCGTGCTGAGGCGCTCGACACCCTCGACCGGCTCGGCGTCGCCGCACACGCGGCACGGCTGCCGGGCACCCTGCCGTTCGCGGTCCGCCAGCGGGTGGCGCTGGCTCGGGCGCTCGTCGCCCGGCCCCGCCTGCTGCTGCTCGACGAGCCGGCCGGCGGGCTCGGCGACGAGGACGTCAGGCAACTCGCCGACCTGATCCGCGACCTGCCCGGTCAGGCCGTCGACCCCTGCGCGGTGCTGCTCGTCGAGCACCACATGGACCTGGTCATGTCCACCTGCGACCAGGTCGTCGTGCTGGACTTCGGCCGGGTCGTCGCGACCGGCACCCCTGAGCAGGTCCGCGCCGCTCCCGCGGTCGTCGAGGCGTACCTCGGCGCGGCGGTCGACGACCCGGCCCTCACATCCGGGCCCCGCTCGGCCGCGGCACCGCAACCGCCCGCGACAGCGGACGGGCGGTGA
- a CDS encoding branched-chain amino acid ABC transporter permease: MDRFLFLTLDGLSRGAVYAAFALALVLIWRAARAVNFAQGAMAAATAYVGYGVAAATGSYWIGFLTAIAAGLLLGAAVERIVMRHVGHASPLSPVIVALGLVLVIQAALGIVYGNEFRPAPTPLSRSAVTVGGLRLLSPYDLFVFGAVGVVVVALAWIFARTAVGLRMRAAAFAPDVARLLGVRVGGMLTLGWALASAVGALAAMLIVPTELGLHPNAMDLVFVSAFTSAVVGGLESPPGAVVGGLAVGLALSYVGGYVGSDVTPLAVLTLLLAVLLIRPGGLFATTTARQV; encoded by the coding sequence TTGGACCGCTTCCTCTTCCTCACCCTCGACGGGCTGTCGCGAGGCGCGGTCTACGCCGCGTTCGCGCTGGCCCTCGTCCTGATCTGGCGGGCCGCCCGGGCGGTCAACTTCGCCCAGGGCGCGATGGCCGCCGCCACCGCGTACGTCGGCTACGGCGTCGCCGCCGCGACCGGCTCGTACTGGATCGGCTTCCTGACCGCGATCGCCGCCGGTCTGCTGCTCGGCGCCGCCGTCGAGCGGATCGTCATGCGGCACGTCGGGCACGCCTCCCCGCTCAGCCCGGTGATCGTGGCGCTCGGGCTGGTCCTGGTCATCCAGGCCGCGCTGGGCATCGTGTACGGCAACGAGTTCCGCCCGGCGCCGACGCCGCTGTCCCGCTCCGCCGTCACGGTCGGCGGGCTGCGCCTGCTCTCCCCGTACGATCTGTTCGTCTTCGGCGCCGTCGGGGTCGTCGTGGTCGCGCTGGCGTGGATCTTCGCCCGGACCGCCGTCGGCCTGCGGATGAGGGCGGCGGCCTTCGCCCCGGACGTGGCCCGGTTGCTCGGGGTACGGGTCGGCGGGATGCTCACCCTCGGCTGGGCGCTCGCGTCGGCCGTCGGGGCGCTCGCCGCGATGCTGATCGTCCCCACCGAGCTCGGCCTGCACCCGAACGCGATGGACCTGGTCTTCGTCTCGGCGTTCACCTCGGCCGTGGTCGGTGGTCTGGAGAGCCCACCCGGGGCGGTGGTCGGTGGCCTCGCCGTCGGTCTGGCCCTGTCCTACGTGGGCGGCTACGTGGGCAGCGACGTCACCCCGCTCGCCGTCCTGACACTGCTGCTGGCGGTGCTGCTGATCCGACCGGGCGGACTGTTCGCCACGACGACGGCGAGGCAGGTGTGA
- a CDS encoding acyl-CoA dehydrogenase family protein: MPDTDTDTDTDQLRDSDQPGDPDRLRDPDQLRGVVAGFLRRHDRTGDRTAFLRARFDAGLAWVHHPVGLGGLGLPWHLQAVVDDEFTRAGAPDNRPRRNSIGLGMAAPTLLRHGTPQQQRRWLRPLWTGEEIWCQLFSEPDAGSDLAAVATRAERSGDGWLVDGQKVWTSLAHRARWAILLARTSSTGRCHAGLTYFVCDMTAPGVQVRPLRQLTGEAEFNEVFLTGVRLPDAMRIGEVGEGWQVARTTLMNERVAIGGRPLAREGGMIGVLTDVWRRHPEVRRTGPHQDLLRLWVRAEAARLTALRLRQQLVAGQPGPEGSAVKLSFAELNQLISGLEIEVSGAAGLRHDDWTMRRPEEPDLLGRTATYRYLRARGNSIEGGTSEILRNVIAERVLGLPSEPRVDR; the protein is encoded by the coding sequence GTGCCGGACACCGACACCGACACCGACACCGACCAGCTCCGTGACTCGGACCAGCCCGGCGACCCGGATCGGCTCCGCGACCCGGATCAGCTGCGTGGCGTGGTGGCCGGGTTCCTCCGCCGGCACGACCGGACCGGGGACCGGACCGCCTTCCTGCGGGCCCGGTTCGATGCCGGGCTGGCCTGGGTGCATCATCCCGTCGGCCTCGGCGGGCTGGGCCTGCCCTGGCATCTGCAGGCGGTCGTCGACGACGAGTTCACCCGGGCGGGTGCCCCGGACAACCGCCCGCGCCGCAACAGCATCGGCCTCGGGATGGCTGCGCCGACGCTACTGCGCCACGGTACGCCACAGCAGCAGCGGCGCTGGCTGCGCCCGCTCTGGACCGGTGAGGAGATCTGGTGCCAGCTGTTCAGCGAGCCCGACGCCGGCTCCGACCTGGCTGCGGTGGCGACCCGCGCCGAGCGGTCCGGCGACGGTTGGCTGGTCGACGGTCAGAAGGTCTGGACGTCGCTCGCCCACCGGGCCCGGTGGGCGATCCTGCTCGCCCGCACCAGCTCCACCGGCCGGTGCCACGCCGGGTTGACCTACTTCGTCTGCGACATGACCGCACCGGGAGTGCAGGTTCGTCCGCTGCGCCAGCTGACCGGTGAGGCCGAGTTCAACGAGGTCTTCCTCACCGGGGTCCGGCTGCCCGATGCCATGCGGATCGGCGAGGTGGGCGAGGGCTGGCAGGTCGCCCGTACCACGCTGATGAACGAGCGGGTCGCCATCGGCGGCCGGCCGCTGGCCCGCGAAGGCGGCATGATCGGCGTTCTCACCGACGTGTGGCGCCGGCATCCGGAGGTTCGGCGTACCGGCCCGCACCAGGATCTGCTGCGGCTGTGGGTCCGGGCCGAGGCGGCCCGGCTGACCGCGCTGCGCCTGCGTCAGCAGCTGGTCGCGGGACAGCCCGGACCGGAGGGCTCCGCGGTGAAGCTCAGCTTCGCCGAGCTGAACCAGCTGATCAGCGGCCTGGAGATCGAGGTAAGTGGCGCGGCCGGCCTGCGGCACGACGACTGGACGATGCGCCGCCCCGAGGAGCCGGACCTGCTCGGCCGGACCGCCACCTACCGCTACCTGCGGGCCCGCGGCAACTCCATCGAAGGTGGAACCTCGGAGATCCTGCGCAATGTCATCGCCGAGCGGGTGCTCGGCCTGCCGAGCGAACCCCGGGTGGACCGATGA
- a CDS encoding ABC transporter substrate-binding protein has product MSPTLRRGLASAASLTLLLGLAACGADPGDDSGVATPGVTDTEILVGTHMPLTGPASAGYSTIAPATRAYFEHVNEAGGVYGRKINYKIMDDGYNPATTQQVVRELVLRDGVFAVLNGLGTPTHTGVLDFLHTNRVPDLFVASGSRTWDQPQKYPGTFGFNPDYIVEGKILASHVAENFAGRTVCFFGQDDDFGRDSLVGVEKILGPVTDKQTYVTSNTNVAPQIGALKAAGCQVVILATVPGFTALAIGTAARIGFQPQWVVSNVGADHLTLASQLGEAAGLLEGLIGVNYLPMHNDETNPWIVLFRQIHEKYNADAPFDGNTVYGMAVGYVFVQALQAAGPDLTRTALVEAVERGGFEGPGLAPLRFSATDHSGYGGQRLTRVSGGTQEYFGPTYETDPADGPVNEYPGESATPPADGIPSAP; this is encoded by the coding sequence ATGTCACCCACCCTTCGTCGCGGTCTCGCGTCCGCCGCGTCCCTGACCCTGCTCCTCGGTCTCGCCGCCTGCGGCGCCGATCCCGGTGACGATTCCGGCGTCGCGACGCCCGGCGTCACCGACACCGAGATCCTGGTCGGCACCCACATGCCGTTGACCGGGCCGGCCTCGGCCGGATACTCCACGATCGCGCCCGCCACCCGGGCGTACTTCGAGCACGTCAACGAGGCCGGTGGGGTGTACGGCCGGAAGATCAACTACAAGATCATGGACGACGGCTACAACCCGGCCACCACTCAGCAGGTGGTGCGGGAACTCGTCCTGCGGGACGGCGTCTTCGCCGTCCTCAACGGGCTCGGCACCCCTACCCACACGGGCGTGCTCGACTTCCTGCACACCAACCGGGTCCCCGATCTGTTCGTCGCCTCGGGCAGCCGTACCTGGGACCAGCCGCAGAAGTATCCCGGCACCTTCGGGTTCAACCCGGACTACATCGTCGAAGGGAAGATCCTGGCCAGCCACGTGGCGGAGAACTTCGCCGGCAGAACGGTCTGCTTCTTCGGCCAGGACGACGACTTCGGCCGGGACAGCCTGGTCGGGGTGGAGAAGATCCTGGGCCCGGTGACCGACAAGCAGACGTACGTCACCAGCAACACCAACGTGGCACCACAGATCGGTGCGCTCAAGGCCGCCGGCTGTCAGGTGGTGATCCTGGCGACGGTGCCCGGTTTCACCGCGCTCGCCATCGGCACCGCCGCCCGGATCGGCTTCCAACCGCAGTGGGTGGTCTCGAACGTCGGCGCAGACCACCTGACCCTGGCCAGCCAACTCGGTGAGGCGGCCGGGCTGCTGGAGGGCCTGATCGGCGTCAACTACCTGCCGATGCACAACGACGAGACGAATCCGTGGATCGTGCTGTTCCGCCAGATCCACGAGAAGTACAACGCGGACGCGCCGTTCGACGGCAACACGGTGTACGGGATGGCGGTCGGCTACGTCTTCGTCCAGGCGCTCCAGGCGGCCGGACCCGATCTGACCCGTACGGCGCTGGTCGAGGCGGTCGAGCGGGGTGGCTTCGAAGGCCCGGGACTGGCCCCGCTGCGCTTCTCCGCCACCGACCACTCCGGGTACGGCGGGCAGCGGCTGACCCGGGTCAGCGGTGGGACGCAGGAGTACTTCGGGCCGACGTACGAGACGGATCCGGCCGATGGTCCGGTGAACGAGTACCCCGGCGAGTCGGCCACCCCGCCGGCCGACGGGATCCCGTCGGCGCCCTGA
- a CDS encoding branched-chain amino acid ABC transporter permease, which yields MSAYTLPRHLGLLAVGVLAVLATSYLLEPYRLFQAATVAAFLCATAGLTILTGLSGQLSLGHGALMAVGAYSLALSQRALAERGLTGGGALPISLLVAVLVTTALGAVIGVAAARIRGPYLAGVTLTVAIAVPALTVTFSGVFNGEQGLAVPLAPPPGVLGPYFPYERWQLWLAAAVTLLALLLLTNLVRSRYGRLLRAVRDDEVAAGLAGLPVAGIRVLAFVVSAAAAGLGGALLALLTQNVSPGAFSLALSLSLLTAVVVGGLGRLAGAAWGALLLVALPELTHSLAEALPLTPALAHRMEGNLPLAIFGLTLVLVVIVAPGGVQGHLSRLAHAAWTRLPHRAAPPTT from the coding sequence GTGAGCGCCTACACGTTGCCCCGTCACCTCGGCCTGCTCGCCGTCGGCGTACTGGCGGTGTTGGCGACCAGCTACCTGCTGGAGCCGTACCGGCTGTTCCAGGCCGCGACCGTGGCCGCCTTCCTCTGCGCCACCGCCGGCCTGACCATCCTCACCGGCCTGAGTGGGCAGCTCTCCCTCGGCCACGGTGCGCTGATGGCGGTCGGCGCCTACAGCCTGGCGCTCAGCCAGCGTGCCCTCGCCGAGCGCGGCCTGACCGGCGGCGGGGCGCTGCCGATCTCGCTGCTGGTGGCGGTGCTGGTCACCACCGCCCTCGGCGCGGTGATCGGGGTGGCGGCCGCCCGCATCCGGGGGCCCTACCTGGCGGGCGTCACGCTGACCGTGGCGATCGCGGTGCCCGCGCTGACGGTCACCTTCAGTGGGGTCTTCAATGGCGAGCAAGGGCTCGCGGTGCCGCTCGCGCCACCGCCGGGCGTCCTCGGGCCGTACTTCCCGTACGAGCGGTGGCAGCTCTGGCTGGCGGCGGCGGTGACCCTGCTCGCGTTGCTGCTGCTGACGAACCTGGTCCGGAGCCGGTACGGCCGGCTGCTGCGCGCGGTCCGCGACGACGAGGTCGCCGCCGGCCTGGCCGGCCTGCCGGTGGCCGGCATCCGGGTGCTCGCCTTCGTGGTCAGCGCCGCCGCCGCCGGACTTGGCGGGGCGCTGCTCGCGTTGCTGACCCAGAACGTCTCCCCGGGAGCGTTCTCGCTGGCCCTGTCACTCTCCCTGCTGACGGCGGTGGTGGTCGGCGGGCTCGGCCGGCTCGCCGGAGCAGCCTGGGGCGCGCTGCTGCTGGTGGCGTTGCCGGAGCTGACCCACAGCCTCGCCGAGGCGCTGCCGTTGACACCGGCGTTGGCGCACCGGATGGAGGGCAACCTGCCGTTGGCGATCTTCGGGCTCACCCTCGTCCTCGTCGTGATCGTCGCACCCGGTGGGGTGCAGGGACACCTGTCCCGGCTGGCCCATGCCGCGTGGACGCGGCTGCCGCATCGGGCGGCACCACCGACCACCTGA
- a CDS encoding acetyl-CoA C-acetyltransferase codes for MPDAVIVAAARSPIGRAAKGSLRDLRPDDLAAAIVRAALDQVPELPADQLDDLMLGCGQPVGEQGHNLARVVATLLGHDQLPGTTVTRYCASSVQTTRMALHAIRAGEGDAFISAGVECVSRYPEGQPDVTNPAFAGARARTAERAGADTPPWRDPRDDGALPDVYIAMGQTAENVARLRGVSRRRQDEFAVRSQNRAEQAAATGFWAREITPVTVPDGTVVTADDGPRPGVTLDAVAALAPRFRPDGTVTAGNACPLNDGAAALVIMSDTRARDLGIRPLARIVATGLSGLSPEIMGLGPVEASRRALARAGMSIDDIDLVEINEAFAAQVVPSAEELGVDWDRLNVNGGAIAVGHPFGMTGARLTTTMINSLRWHDRQTGLVTMCVGGGQGMALIIERLA; via the coding sequence ATGCCCGACGCAGTGATCGTCGCCGCCGCCCGCTCACCGATCGGGCGGGCCGCCAAGGGTTCGCTGCGGGACCTGCGCCCGGACGACCTGGCCGCCGCCATCGTCCGGGCCGCACTCGACCAGGTCCCCGAACTGCCCGCCGACCAACTCGACGACCTGATGCTCGGATGCGGGCAGCCCGTCGGCGAGCAGGGACACAACCTCGCCCGAGTGGTCGCCACCCTGCTCGGCCACGACCAACTGCCCGGCACCACCGTCACCCGGTACTGCGCCTCGTCCGTGCAGACCACCCGGATGGCCCTGCACGCCATCCGGGCCGGCGAGGGCGACGCATTCATCTCCGCCGGCGTGGAGTGCGTGTCCCGGTACCCCGAAGGGCAGCCGGACGTCACCAACCCGGCGTTCGCCGGGGCACGGGCCCGTACCGCGGAGCGGGCCGGCGCCGACACCCCGCCCTGGCGGGACCCGCGCGACGACGGCGCGCTGCCCGACGTCTACATCGCCATGGGGCAGACCGCCGAGAACGTGGCCCGGCTGCGCGGGGTCAGCCGGCGACGCCAGGACGAGTTCGCGGTCCGCTCGCAGAACCGCGCCGAGCAGGCCGCCGCGACCGGTTTCTGGGCCCGGGAGATCACCCCGGTCACCGTGCCCGACGGTACGGTGGTCACCGCCGACGACGGACCACGGCCCGGCGTCACCCTGGACGCGGTGGCCGCGCTGGCCCCGCGGTTCCGTCCGGACGGCACGGTCACCGCCGGCAACGCCTGCCCGCTCAACGACGGGGCCGCCGCTCTGGTGATCATGTCCGACACCCGGGCCCGCGACCTCGGCATCCGGCCGCTGGCCAGGATCGTCGCCACCGGTCTGAGTGGACTCTCGCCGGAGATCATGGGTCTGGGGCCGGTGGAGGCGTCCCGGCGGGCGCTGGCCCGGGCCGGCATGTCCATCGACGACATCGACCTGGTGGAGATCAACGAGGCGTTCGCCGCGCAGGTGGTGCCGAGCGCCGAGGAGTTGGGGGTCGACTGGGACCGGCTCAACGTCAACGGCGGCGCGATCGCGGTCGGACACCCGTTCGGCATGACCGGTGCCCGGCTCACCACCACGATGATCAACTCGCTGCGCTGGCACGACCGGCAGACCGGGCTGGTGACCATGTGCGTCGGCGGCGGCCAGGGCATGGCCCTGATCATCGAACGGCTGGCCTGA
- a CDS encoding SDR family oxidoreductase, with protein sequence MSEACGRLSGRVALVTGASRGIGLAIARRLVAEGARVGLTARRAGALDEAVAALGGPDHAVAVPGGTDDPDHRAAAVRQVTETFGPVDVLVNNAGINPVHGPLAGLDLAAARKLLEVNLLGALGWVQQVCAAGMTDRGGCVVNVSSIAGLRPSPGIAFYGVTKAAVNHLTASLAVELAPSVRVNAVAPAVVRTRFAAALYEGREEEVARAYPLRRLGEPTDVAGAVAFLASADAAWITGQTLVVDGGISLASRTTG encoded by the coding sequence ATGAGTGAAGCTTGCGGCAGGCTTTCCGGGCGGGTCGCGCTGGTGACCGGGGCCAGCCGCGGGATCGGGCTGGCCATCGCCCGCCGGCTGGTCGCCGAGGGCGCCCGGGTCGGCCTCACCGCCCGGCGGGCCGGCGCCCTGGACGAGGCGGTCGCCGCCCTCGGTGGTCCGGATCACGCCGTGGCGGTCCCCGGCGGAACCGACGATCCGGACCACCGCGCCGCCGCGGTACGCCAGGTCACCGAGACCTTCGGGCCGGTGGACGTCCTGGTCAACAACGCCGGGATCAACCCGGTCCACGGCCCGCTGGCCGGGCTCGACCTGGCGGCCGCCCGCAAACTGCTGGAGGTCAACCTGCTCGGCGCCCTCGGCTGGGTGCAGCAGGTCTGCGCCGCCGGGATGACCGACCGGGGCGGCTGCGTCGTCAACGTCTCGTCGATCGCCGGGCTGCGGCCGTCGCCGGGCATCGCGTTCTACGGCGTGACGAAGGCCGCCGTCAACCACCTCACCGCCAGCCTTGCCGTCGAACTCGCCCCGTCGGTGCGGGTGAACGCCGTCGCCCCCGCCGTGGTCCGGACCCGGTTCGCCGCCGCCCTCTACGAAGGGCGGGAGGAGGAGGTCGCCCGGGCGTACCCGCTGCGTCGGCTCGGCGAGCCGACCGACGTGGCCGGTGCCGTCGCCTTCCTCGCCTCGGCCGACGCGGCCTGGATCACCGGCCAGACCCTGGTCGTGGACGGCGGGATCTCGCTGGCCAGCCGGACCACCGGGTGA
- a CDS encoding acyl-CoA dehydrogenase family protein, whose protein sequence is MTNLLYDETEEALRASVRALCAAVSPTGRVLARLAADEPYDPRLWQRLADELGVVGLAVPEEYGGAGAGLREVAVVLEELGRAVAPVPYLGSAVVATRALLRCGATELLAPVAAGRTRAVLVVPVSTAPGDDWPTVEAGPAAAPGAGSGAATVPGAATVSGAATVSGAVTSVADALPADLLLVPARDGLYAVRASDPGVRISPVVSLDGTRPLGDVDLTAAPAVRLAGGSAAVVAVRDGLVAGAAMLASEQVGVAEWCLDSTVRYVRERFQFGRPVGSFQAVKHRLADVWVGIAEARAVARYAADRVAATQPPGPAPVDAETELAAAVAAAHCSAVAVTAAETCVQLHGGIGFTWEHPAHVFLKRAKSNAVMFGTPDRHRAALARLVDLPGPDVA, encoded by the coding sequence ATGACGAATCTGCTCTACGACGAGACCGAAGAGGCGCTGCGGGCGAGTGTCCGCGCGTTGTGTGCGGCGGTCAGCCCGACCGGGCGCGTGCTGGCCCGGTTGGCCGCCGACGAGCCGTACGACCCGCGACTCTGGCAGCGGCTCGCCGACGAGCTGGGCGTCGTCGGGCTGGCGGTGCCCGAGGAGTACGGCGGTGCCGGCGCCGGTCTTCGGGAGGTCGCCGTGGTTCTGGAGGAGCTGGGCCGGGCCGTGGCGCCGGTGCCCTATCTGGGCAGCGCGGTGGTCGCCACCCGGGCCCTGCTGCGCTGCGGTGCGACCGAGCTGCTCGCCCCGGTCGCGGCCGGTCGTACCCGCGCGGTGCTGGTGGTGCCGGTGTCGACCGCACCGGGAGACGACTGGCCGACGGTCGAGGCCGGGCCAGCGGCGGCACCGGGCGCGGGCTCCGGCGCGGCGACCGTTCCCGGCGCGGCGACTGTCTCCGGCGCGGCTACCGTTTCCGGCGCGGTGACCAGTGTCGCCGACGCGCTCCCCGCCGATCTGCTGCTCGTCCCGGCCCGGGACGGGCTCTACGCGGTCCGGGCCTCCGACCCGGGAGTGCGGATCTCCCCGGTGGTGTCGCTGGACGGCACCCGGCCGCTCGGCGACGTCGACCTGACCGCCGCCCCGGCGGTCCGGCTCGCCGGCGGTTCGGCGGCGGTCGTGGCGGTACGCGACGGGCTGGTGGCCGGTGCGGCGATGCTCGCGTCGGAGCAGGTGGGGGTCGCCGAGTGGTGTCTGGACAGTACGGTCCGCTACGTCCGCGAGCGGTTCCAGTTCGGTCGCCCGGTCGGCTCGTTCCAGGCGGTCAAGCATCGGCTGGCCGATGTCTGGGTGGGTATCGCCGAGGCCCGGGCGGTGGCCCGGTACGCCGCTGACCGCGTCGCGGCTACGCAGCCACCGGGCCCGGCACCCGTTGACGCCGAGACGGAGCTGGCGGCGGCCGTCGCCGCGGCGCACTGCTCGGCGGTCGCGGTCACCGCGGCGGAGACCTGCGTGCAGTTGCACGGCGGAATCGGGTTCACCTGGGAGCACCCGGCCCACGTGTTCCTGAAACGGGCCAAGAGCAACGCCGTCATGTTCGGTACGCCCGACCGGCACCGCGCGGCGCTGGCCCGGCTGGTCGACCTGCCCGGCCCGGACGTGGCCTGA
- a CDS encoding ABC transporter ATP-binding protein, which produces MTAEELLTVRDLAAGYGAVPVLRDVDLTIRAGTIVAVVGANGAGKTTLLRTLCGMVPASAGRVVLAGADLRGVPVEEVVRRGMAHVPEGRGVIGELTVHENLRLGGLWRRDRADAARALDEVYQLFEPLARRRRWHGHQLSGGERQMLALGRALVARPRLLLLDEPSLGLAPRVITQIMALLRRLRDETGLTVLLVEQNVHGALSVADEAVVMSLGRIVVRAPAARLRDDESLRHHYLGF; this is translated from the coding sequence GTGACCGCCGAGGAGCTGCTCACCGTCCGGGACCTTGCCGCCGGGTACGGGGCCGTGCCGGTCCTGCGGGACGTCGACCTGACCATCCGCGCCGGCACCATCGTCGCCGTGGTGGGTGCCAACGGCGCCGGCAAGACGACGCTGCTGCGGACCCTCTGCGGCATGGTCCCGGCGAGTGCGGGACGGGTGGTGCTCGCCGGCGCGGACCTGCGCGGCGTACCGGTCGAGGAGGTGGTCCGGCGGGGCATGGCGCACGTGCCGGAAGGGCGTGGGGTGATCGGCGAGCTGACCGTCCACGAGAACCTGCGACTCGGTGGGCTCTGGCGGCGCGACCGGGCCGACGCGGCCCGTGCCCTCGACGAGGTCTATCAGCTCTTCGAACCGCTGGCCCGGCGGCGCCGATGGCACGGCCACCAGCTCTCCGGCGGGGAGCGGCAGATGCTCGCCCTCGGTCGGGCGCTCGTCGCCCGTCCCCGGCTGCTGCTGCTCGACGAACCGTCACTCGGCCTGGCGCCCCGGGTGATCACCCAGATCATGGCGCTGCTCCGGCGGCTGCGGGACGAGACCGGACTGACCGTCCTGCTCGTCGAGCAGAACGTCCACGGCGCACTCTCCGTCGCCGACGAGGCGGTGGTCATGTCCCTGGGCCGGATCGTCGTGCGGGCTCCCGCCGCGCGACTGCGCGACGACGAATCGCTGCGCCACCACTATCTCGGCTTCTGA